A single region of the Salvelinus sp. IW2-2015 linkage group LG20, ASM291031v2, whole genome shotgun sequence genome encodes:
- the LOC111980908 gene encoding pleckstrin homology domain-containing family B member 1, which translates to MALLKSGWLWRQTSILKHWKLNWCDLWIDGTLAFYKTDSRREFEHRVGLKTSCVSVKSGLECAGLSPPENHPRENLVVVQLGDSTTVILCANSEDEALAWKLTILEVRRNPFVYDPYNDSYPSVPMDGHNTIYLAPGSGTHHILIQRDPYDGIGEQVALGLLAGMAAGAAMRSFLWMPFFFC; encoded by the exons ATGGCTCTACTGAAGTCAGGCTGGCTCTGGAGACAGA CCTCTATCCTAAAACACTGGAAGCTGAATTGGTGTGACCTGTGGATCGATGGAACCCTGGCCTTCTACAAGACGGACAGTAGGCGAGAATTTGAGCACCGAGTGGGCCTCAAGACCAGCTGTGTGAGCGTCAAGTCTGGCCTGGAGTGTGCAG GTCTCTCTCCCCCAGAGAACCACCCCAGGGAAAACCTGGTGGTGGTGCAGCTTGGAGACAGTACCACAGTGATCCTGTGTGCCAACAGTGAGGACGAGGCACT AGCGTGGAAATTGACAATTCTAGAGGTGAGACGAAACCCA TTTGTGTATGACCCATATAACGACTCCTACCCGTCCGTCCCAATGGACGGCCACAACACCATCTACCTGGCTCCTGGATCAG gtACCCACCACATACTGATCCAGAGAGACCCATACGATGGCATAGGAGAACAGGTGGCACTGGGGCTACTGGCGGGCATGGCGGCAGGTGCTGCTATGCGCTCCTTTCTCTGGATGCCCTTCTTTTTCTGCTGA